Genomic segment of Arachis stenosperma cultivar V10309 chromosome 4, arast.V10309.gnm1.PFL2, whole genome shotgun sequence:
tcggctgccatcttctcttgttcgaaaatttctgaaaggttgtttctggattgttgcaatttagcttctcttaattttctcttcaaagtcctttcaggttctggatcaatttcaacaagagtgcctttatccctgttcctgctcatatgaaagagaagaaaacaagaaaagaaagaggaatctctatgtcacagtatagagattcctttatgttagttgaagaagaagggggtagaagaatgaagaaggatggattcggatttatggatgaagagaggtggagagaagtgttagtaaacagataattaaatagaagaagaaaagagaaagagaatttcgaaaataattttaaaaaggggttagtgattttcgaaaattagagataaatgtaattgaaattaaaatttgaaacaattaattaattaaaaagaaggatttttgaaaaggagagaggtatttttgaaaattagagagagaaaagtagttaggtggttttgaaaaagataagaaacaaacaaaaagttagttagttgattgaaaaagatttgaaatcaaaaattgagaagataagaagtttagataagatattttgaaatcaaattttgaaaaagataaaattttgagaaagatatgataaaagataagataaaaaaaattttaagaaaaagatattttgaaaaagatttaatttttaaaataacttaactaacaagaaactacaagataagattctagaatttaaagattgaacctttcttaacaagaaagtgacaaacttcaaatttttgaaccaatcacattaattgttagctaattttcggaaattagatataaagataagaaaaagatttttgaaaaataataattttttttaaatttttgaaaataataaaaaaatgaaaaagatatgatttttgaaaaagattttgaaaagataacatttttaaatttgaaattttgacttgacttgtaagaaacaactaattttaaaaatttttgaccaagtcaacccaaaattttgaaaatttggagggaaataaggaaaatataattttttttgactttttaattatgagagagaaaaacaacaaaaatacttaatgcatgaaatttttagatcaaaacaatgaatgcatgcaagaatgctatgaatgtcaagatgaacaccaagaacactttgaagatcatgatgaacatcaagaacataattttgaaaaatttttgatgcaaagaaaacatgcaagacaccaaacttagaaatctttaatgcatggactctaacaaacaaaaaatgaatatgaaaaacaataaacaacacaaaacaagaaatcatcaagatcaaacaagaggacttatcaagaacaacttgaagatcatgaagaacactatgaatgcatgggattttcgaaaaaaatgcaagaaaaatttttaaagcatgcaattgacaccaaacttaaaaattgactcaagactcaaacaagaaacacaaaataatttttttatttttatgattttatgaatttttttgaatttttattaatttttttcgaaaataaagtttagaaaaatgaaaaataaaagaaaaattttgaaaaagatttttgaaaagaaaattacctaatctgagcaacaagatgaatcgtcagttgtccatactcgaacaatcctcggcaacggcaccaaaaacttggtggacgaaattgtgatccatattctttgtatttgtatgaaatcattattatggcaccggttgaattcacaactccgttcaactagccagcaagtgtactgggtcgtccaagtaataaaccttacgtgagtaagggtcgatcccacagagattgttggtatgaagcaagctatggtcaccttataaatctcagttaTGCAGATTAAATTTgcttatggtttcgaaaattaataataaaatagaaataataaaagggatagaatacttatgcagattcattggtaggaatttcagataagcgaatggagatactgtatggctcaaaaACGCCTACTtccctactgcttcaactcaatccttcttactcctttccatagcaagctgtgtataggggttcaccgttcgacgatggctactttgtatcctctctggaaaatggtcctctgcgctgtcactcgcatggctaatcgtctggaggcatcacactggccgaaggctacatcccatcctcgcagtgaaaactacgctcacgcgctctgtcacagcacagctaatcactggttggttcccgctcctgctggaatagaatcccttgattcttttgcgtctgtcactaacgcccagcacttgcgagtctgaagcacgtcacagtcattcattaccggaatcctactcggaataccacggacaaggttagactttccggattcccaggatcctactcggaataccacagacaatgtgagactttctggatcctcatgaatgccgccatctatctagcttataccacgaagattctgttggggaatctaagagatacacattcaagctcggttgcgtGTAGAACgtaggtggttgtcaatcatgcgcgttcataggtgagaataatgatgagcgtcacataatcatcacattcatcatgttcttgggtacgaatgaatatcttggaataagaacaagagagaattgaataaaagaaaatagaattgcattaatacttgaggtacagtagagctccacacccttaatctatggtgtgcaaaaactccaccgttgaaaatacataagtaaaaggttcaggcatggccgaatggccagccccctgaatgtgatcacaagattcaaaatacaatccaggatctaggatgataatatgatagtaaaaagttctatttataataaactagctcctagggtttacatgagtaagtaattgatgcataaatccacttccggggcccacttggtgtatgcttgggctgagcttgatcaatccacgagctgaggcttctcttggagttgaactccgagttatgacgtgtttctggcatttaactccagacagcagcatgaacttggcgttcaacgccaagttgctggaaagctctggatgtctactttccaacgccgttgagagcgcgccatttggatttttgtagctccagaaaatctatttcgagtgcagggaggtcagattccaacaacatcagcagtccttttgtcagcctttttcagggttttgctcaagtccctcaatttcagccagaaattacctgaaatcacagaaaaaacacacaaactcatagtaaagtccagaaatgtgaatttaacataaaaactaatgaaaacatccctaaaagtagcttgaacttactaaaaactacctaaaaacaatgccaaaaagcgtataaattatccactcatcacccAACAACCTTTCTTTCGAATCAAGCTAGCTCGGATAAGCCAATCGCACCTTGCACCATACCCCTTGCATTTTGCATAGAATGTCTGCGACTCAGACTCATACACAGTGTAATAAACTCTTCTAGAGATAGTGTAGCTTTTGATTGCAAATATCACCGACTCTCTAGAACTAAATTCTATTCCGACACTAAACTCACCATCTTCCGCCGCAACATTGCCTTCACCTACGACATGCGAACCACCATTAGTCAGTcaaggaaaataaaagaaatggtAATGGTAACTTTAATTAATAAACAGAACATACCCATATTCGCATACTTAGAAAAATCCGAGGTATGCATGGCTGCGAGATCCAGAGTTCGCATAAAAGACAAAACACCAAAGGGGTGCTGGTTTAAAAGTGCGTCTGCCTCATTTTGCACTGCTGAATTATCTGCCTCGTCTCCGTCCTCATTTTTGACATCGACATCGTAGTTGGCTTTGAACTCCTctctattgttgttgttatctTTTTCCCAATCTATATCCCCAAACTCATCAACATTCACCTCTTCGCCAACTGCGTCTAGCCCCGAGTGTTTTTCAAACTCAACGTACAACTCTATTATTGGCACGTGAAATCAGGTATGTTGATAAATATAGAACATCCGCTGCATACATGCATCGTCAGTGATGGACATTATTTGAAACTGTATCAGCCCACCAAATACTTGTACAGGATTACTGTATAAAATGTTGCTCACCCTCTTTGAAATGTGACTTTGTATGTGTAACACtctaacttttagcacctcatgatcgtactaaaagtCTAGGCATCACGTACCTCTAAACCTTTTTATTCTAtactatctttatttaatattgagccttcaTGAATACGACTGATACTTTAATTAAGAAATCGAAAGGAGTCTTCATTTTAAATCACTTAACCACAAAAGTATATATTCACATAACTTTATATACATAGACTTATTTCAAGATTCTCAAAAATAAATCCTATCCCtctaaaaaactaaaaacaataaACGATGAGGGAAAAATAAACTCTAACAACTGAACTCGTGAATATAATCTTCCATGCTCCTGTAGCTTCGCACTAAACCTTCACACCTGTAGCTGAAAGGGGGTGGAAATAGGGGGTAAGAACAGGAGAGTTCTTCGTAAGATCGGGATTAGAAGTTTAGttcattttatatatacttTGTCAGCAATAACAGTCAACAAGCGACAATCCAATTTAACAATTATAGAATACAGAATTCGAACAGCCATTTAGCACACCTACAATCACAAGAAACACACTCACAAATAAATATGTGCAAACAGGTATGATGCTTGTCTATTCCTATCGCAGGTAATAAGCTCATCTGACAGTTTCGacccgctcccgacgtaacTCAGCAACCAGTAATCAATCAAATCAACATTCACTTATAAAATtcacatttaattattataaagttaTCAAACCCTACCTCCATACAAAATCAAACCAATGAGACTTTTAGAGAAATTTTTTGATCGAGTTgctgaagaagaaaatattAGGAATCGTCTGTGCTTCATTGAACTCCAATTGGTCGAATTTAATGGGAAGAGGAATTATATCACTGTCAACTTCTACCAAACAAAAGTGATACAAATGTATAATGGAGGAGGATATAAATACTTTTATcatattagattttttattggaattACGGATCACAAAAAATCAAAGTTGGAGTTTTTGGTGTAGGTCACGATTTTCTCATGCAAGCATTCGGTCTCTCTCTCCGTatgaaaaaaggaaaagaagctaATGAATTTTGACGATGATTATATGTGATTAGGAAAGTGTTTCAGCTTGAGGAATATTAGGTGTCATAGTTTAATAAAGAAATGAAACATATGTCAcgatcatatatatatatataaaagggtaaagtattaaattggtcATTTTTTGGCGTAATTTTACTTTGGtccttaaaatttaaaatattttatttaaacttaaaaaagttttaatttaGTCCTACCGTGaagtcaaagttaaataattaatggaATGTCCTATGTGACAGCAATACAAGAACAAGGTCGATACTATAGAGAACAAGTACAAGTTCCAAAGATACAAAATCAACTGTACAtacatcaatacatttatttatcattctctttagttttatagaaaatattttatttaaattataagaagaacgataaataaatgtattgaaaCATTCACGATTAATTTTGTGCCTTTAAAGTTTGTACTTATTctccaaattatcaattttattcCATGTAAGacatttcattaattatttaactttgacctcaCGGTGGGATTATATTAAAactaaatgaaatttttttaattcaaatagaATACTTTAAATCTTAAAGATCAAAACAGGATTACGCCCAAAGATAGaaccaatttaatactttatccTATATAGTAAGTCAAGTTCCATTTCCTTTTCTTTGATTCTTTTGAAGGCTACATTAGATATCTTtccgaataataataataataataataataataataataataataataataataataataataataataataataataataataataataataataataataataataaatttaatttttgtctaTCAAAATAATCTTtggtaaataatttaaattaatagaataagtcataattaaattaaacttcaataattataaatttttatttaattatttttgttaaaaataatttttttaaaaacaaaatctcaatataatataataactcataaataattaattatttaatttttaaaaatacggAGTGTTACAGTATGTTTTCACAAAGATCATTTTGTAACTTTACAAAATTCATGGTGCATGgaatagcaaaaaaaaaaatagacatTCACAAACAAAAGTCACTTATTTATGTGTGTTTGGTATAATCTCATCATTATAATATACTTGCAAatttacaataatttttaaaaacttcaACTTCACTTAACCCAACTTTTTTGACACTACAAATTGTCAAAAAACTCAcaaatataaaagaaataagaataaaattaaaaaatacggATGAATTGGCAACAATATTTATAGATAAGGCTctcctttaaaatatttttttctatacaAAATGTAAGCTACATTTTGCAgcttttgaataaaaaaaaaatcacaacatCGTATCAATATAATTACTTTACACACATTCGTTTCAACATCAAACACCACATTTTtttgcatataaaaaaaatcagccTATTAAAGCTGTATTTAATTTAAAGATAGCTTCTAAATATAaaacaatattttattttagttatgcatttttttaagtttaattaattttatatttaacacTCAATTATTTTTTTCCGAATAAAAGAAATTTACAAGTTCAAATtataacattttaaattttggTTGATATTTTCATCTCATATTTAGTTCTAATATTTatattgaatttgaattaaatggtttttttattaaaaattataaattttaaataattaattattaataaaaattatcaaaatcaaaattaaaaagagaaataacataaattagtttctaaatttttttgcGAGATACTTTAAACTTAACAAATTTTAATCACTAAATAAGTTCTTAAACTTCTATAGTATTAGACAAATCAATCCTTGGATCGTATTGTTCATTTATATAAAGAGACTTatataaaagttttaaaaattattaagaaCGATTGTCTTTTATTAAATAACAATAAacattaatttgtttaattttttaccaaatttaacataaaaattaatatgtttaataaaataaaaattaagaattgatttagttattaaaatttgttGTGAATTTAATTATccgattaaaaattttttagaaacaGATTTGAAatattaatcaattaaaaaattaaattaaactaatttggttaaatataatttgttaACCATGAAACTGTTTACCACTAATACGTCACGTGTtaaagaaaaacataattaaGGTGAATGCATCTAAATCTTTTCCATTTCAAAAAGACAAATtagtatttaatattattttaatttatctttaaaattaatgttttttttaatttacttaGTAAAAAATTTCCCTCTTGACCACCTTCGCCAGATCCAATTACCATCGCAGttcatcaaaaattcaaaattgaaGTCAGGGTAATGGATATGCTGAAAGGAGCGAGGCGGAGTACCAAATGCACATTGTGGTGAATAACGTCATCACTTTCTATTATGCATAATACGCCTTACCTTCTTGGTCCTCAAACATCACTCATACTAAAACCTTAAACAAGTAAACAACAACTAGAAATTTATCATAGCCATAAATTCTTagattgaaaaagaaaagaacaaacCACAGTAGATAGATCTCTAAATTGCAAGAGAAATTAACCAGCTGGGCGCTGACCACAACAACCAATTAATACCAAGAAGAAACAGATTccaaaaatcaaaaatcaaaagccGTTTTCAATTTCCAGAACCATACAGCATTCTCCCAACCTCGAACGACACGAAAGCATCAACGCAAGCGTATTGAACCTGTTCCGCCGTGAGCCACGCGTTATCCCAGCGGCTCCGACTGACCCTCTTAGGCTTCTCGATCTCCAATCCGAGCACCCTCTCCACGAGCCTCTTCAGGCCCGCTCTTTTCATCTCACTCTCACCCAGTACGCTCTCTGCCAAACCCCTCAGGTCAACGAAATTCTTCACGTTGAGGTTGTAGTCTTCCAGAAGCTTCTCCACGTCCTCTTCGATCCCCACGCCGAGGAATGTGTGTCCCTCGTTGACGAGAAAGTCAACGAGAGACTGCGGAACCGAGGGAGAGTGGAGGATCTGGAAGATAAGGCAGCGGTTGCCGATGCAGAGCTGGAGAGTGGCGACTGGGTTGTCGGAGTTGCGGTGGGTGTTGGGACGCCACTCGATGTCGAGGCCGACAAGGacagtggtggtggtggaggagtGGTGGTGGTTGAGGGTGTCGGAGAGCCAGGTGTCGACGAGGGAGGGAGACGTGGTGAGGAGAGTGTGGATGGTGTGGGTGTGGAAGATGACGTCGTAAAGGTTGTAGTCGTCATAAGGAAGGTTGTGGTCAACGACGCTGATGATGGCGCGTGTTGTCCCGCTCCCTTGAGTAGGTGCGTCGTGGTTCTCGTGGTGGTTGGGGTCTCCCATTGCGAAGAGTTGTTGGAGCTGTCAGCTGTGGCCTATGAAGGATACTCCAATGAAATTATCGATTTTGTCCTGATGATATCGTTTTGAATTCAAATCAGATTTGGGAGATTTAGAACAAGTGTCCTCTGGAGTGAAACGGTGATTGGTGTGGTTGAGCCTGGTTTATAGTtggattttaaaataaataaataaattaaagttatgattaactaatatatatatttttaaaattattaaaaaataaaatgtaaataatgctaaaaatatatatatgaaaaaataattaaaaaaatatttaaatgtaattagaatttatttttttattattatttttagaataaataattatttttaaccataaatggttttttttatttaaataaaataataaaagatcaAATTGACGTGAATCTCAAATGAAATTTTAAAACGAAAattctttaaattatataatatataaatggTTTCAGAGTGATATGACTTAGATAATGCATGAAACATGTTACTCTAGGACGATTGATGCATGAAATTTATTGGACAAATACACATAAATCGTCCCAGGTCAATGTATTTTTCAAGTTGTATGTAACTCATCCCATAAATTACATTTTTTTACCTAAAGCCCACAACTCTAGTACGATTTACGTGCAAATCCAAAACTAATAGATATATTTAgacataattttaatttatacttAAATATTTCTGGGttgaata
This window contains:
- the LOC130976197 gene encoding 3'-5' exonuclease-like; protein product: MGDPNHHENHDAPTQGSGTTRAIISVVDHNLPYDDYNLYDVIFHTHTIHTLLTTSPSLVDTWLSDTLNHHHSSTTTTVLVGLDIEWRPNTHRNSDNPVATLQLCIGNRCLIFQILHSPSVPQSLVDFLVNEGHTFLGVGIEEDVEKLLEDYNLNVKNFVDLRGLAESVLGESEMKRAGLKRLVERVLGLEIEKPKRVSRSRWDNAWLTAEQVQYACVDAFVSFEVGRMLYGSGN